In a genomic window of Physeter macrocephalus isolate SW-GA chromosome 14, ASM283717v5, whole genome shotgun sequence:
- the LOC112066206 gene encoding WAP four-disulfide core domain protein 2 → MPTCRLGLLVAALLLGLLLGLPPVTGTGAEKSGVCPALEVDLNCTQECLSDGECADNLKCCRAGCATVCHMPNEKQVSCSKLDIACPQLSLCLNHCQVNSTCLAS, encoded by the exons ATGCCTACCTGCCGCCTCGGTCTGCTCGTCGCCGCCCTCCTCCTTGGCctgctgctgggcctcccccCGGTCACAG GCACAGGAGCAGAGAAATCAGGCGTGTGCCCCGCGCTAGAGGTGGACCTGAACTGCACGCAGGAGTGCCTCTCCGATGGGGAATGCGCGGACAATCTCAAGTGCTGCCGGGCCGGCTGCGCCACCGTCTGCCACATGCCCAATG AAAAGCAGGTTTCTTGCTCCAAGCTGGACATCGCCTGCCCCCAGCTCAGCCTCTGCCTGAACCACTGCCAGGTAAACAGCACGTGTCTGGCCAGTTGA